The following are encoded in a window of Eschrichtius robustus isolate mEscRob2 chromosome 1, mEscRob2.pri, whole genome shotgun sequence genomic DNA:
- the CDNF gene encoding cerebral dopamine neurotrophic factor yields MWCGSPAAVVAFCAGLWVSNPGRAQGQEAGGRLGADCEVCQEFLNRFYNSLIARGVNFSLDTIEKELISFCLDVKGKENRLCYYLGATKDAATKILSEVTRPMSVHMPAVKICEKLKKMDSQICELKYEKKLDLASVDLSKMRVAELKQILYSWGEECRACAEKTDYVNLIKELAPKYTATYPKTEL; encoded by the exons ATGTGGTGCGGGAGCCCAGCCGCAGTGGTGGCCTTTTGCGCCGGGCTTTGGGTCTCTAACCCGGGGCGGGCGCAGGGCCAGGAGGCCGGGGGGCGGCTGGGCGCCGACTGTGAAG TGTGTCAAGAATTCTTGAACCGATTCTACAACTCCTTGATAGCCAGAGGAGTCAACTTTTCTCTGGACACCATAGAAAAAGAATTGATCAGCTTTTGCTTGGatgtcaaaggaaaagaaaaccgcCTG TGCTACTATCTAGGAGCAACAAAAGATGCGGCCACAAAGATCCTAAGTGAGGTCACTCGCCCAATGAGTGTGCACATGCCTGCAGTGAAGATTTGCGAGAAGCTGAAGAAGATGGACAGTCAGATCTGTGAGCTGAAATACG aaaaaaaattggatttgGCATCAGTGGACCTGTCCAAGATGAGAGTAGCAGAGCTGAAACAGATACTGTACAGCTGGGGAGAAGAATGCAGGGCCTGTGCGGAAAAAACCGACTATGTGAATCTCATCAAAGAACTGGCACCCAAGTACACAGCGACGTACCCCAAAACAGAACTCTGA